One Pseudomonas abieticivorans genomic region harbors:
- a CDS encoding ABC transporter substrate-binding protein encodes MKRLIRWCFSVLLISPVLLPVARADLQEVTFLMPAPPNLPGFAPWIIAQQKGYYAQLGLRVNWVTAKGGVDVAKQVGAGNALFGAASGDVPIIVRANGVPVRNVAVLGTHGYTLLATDAAQHIGSIEQLRGKTITVMSYSDSLYYALLASLRKASVDKSEVNIQAAGPAGVWQLLADGKADAMAGSPDWVVNAQEAGRALQLIPQAQMFDGMAQSILASDEAIAQHPELVQKMVEGTLMGLRDILQDPAQAAKTFVAAVPAYQGKEGKVEQILALYTQYVYGQQERLGEIQPERVAQSVRFFSEEGIVKSTLPVDEYFTNRFIGTLPAR; translated from the coding sequence ATGAAGCGTTTGATCCGATGGTGTTTCTCAGTGTTGCTTATTTCCCCCGTGCTACTCCCGGTGGCCCGCGCCGACCTTCAGGAGGTGACCTTCCTGATGCCGGCGCCACCGAACCTGCCGGGCTTTGCACCGTGGATCATCGCCCAGCAAAAAGGCTATTACGCCCAATTGGGCCTGCGGGTCAATTGGGTGACGGCCAAGGGCGGCGTCGATGTGGCCAAGCAGGTGGGCGCCGGCAATGCGTTGTTCGGCGCGGCCAGCGGCGACGTGCCGATCATCGTGCGGGCCAACGGCGTGCCGGTGCGCAATGTCGCGGTGTTGGGCACCCACGGCTACACCTTGTTGGCCACTGATGCGGCGCAGCACATTGGCAGCATCGAGCAGCTGCGCGGCAAGACCATTACCGTGATGTCCTATTCGGACTCGCTGTACTACGCCTTGCTGGCGTCGCTGCGCAAGGCTTCGGTGGACAAAAGCGAGGTCAATATCCAAGCCGCTGGGCCGGCCGGGGTGTGGCAGTTGCTGGCCGACGGCAAAGCCGATGCCATGGCCGGTTCGCCCGATTGGGTGGTCAATGCGCAGGAGGCCGGGCGAGCGCTGCAACTGATCCCCCAGGCGCAGATGTTCGATGGCATGGCGCAGTCGATCCTGGCCTCCGACGAGGCCATCGCCCAGCACCCCGAGCTGGTGCAGAAAATGGTCGAAGGTACCTTGATGGGGTTGCGCGACATTCTACAAGACCCCGCTCAAGCCGCGAAAACCTTCGTGGCGGCAGTGCCGGCGTACCAGGGCAAGGAGGGCAAGGTGGAACAGATCCTGGCGCTGTACACCCAGTACGTCTACGGCCAGCAAGAGCGCCTGGGTGAAATCCAGCCCGAGCGGGTTGCCCAGTCCGTGCGTTTCTTCAGCGAGGAGGGCATCGTCAAGTCGACCTTGCCTGTCGATGAGTATTTCACCAACCGCTTTATCGGGACGCTCCCCGCCCGATAA
- a CDS encoding aromatic ring-hydroxylating dioxygenase subunit alpha, with protein MLSEEKNRTLTQVGPGTPMGDYLRRYWQPIAGESEFDDKPIKTLTLMGEDLVLYKDLNGDFGLVDRRCPHRNADMSYGYVEQTGLRCSYHGWQFDQGGGCLHQPYEDTCDPTGRMRNKTKIKAYPVVAKAGLLWAYLGPAPAPQLPDWELFNYKNGFAQVVCAEIPCNWFQCQENSIDPVHFEWTHNNWTLRQQSDEVDYVPTHLQLAFEEFEHGFVYRRLREGEACDDVMWNVGRVTLWPNGFYLGHHFEWRVPIDDHRTLSILWVFSRVPSEQEPYVQAKIPTWYGPIKDPVTGRWITSHVANQDFVVWVGQGTVTDRTREHLGQSDRGIVMMRRRFFEELDALREDPGHIPKGLILDPAHNQNVFLPSACRDELIQGLPREQLAAHPLLGPYLKDFFGQAGQPPEVRVAYEQAVGQKMNGAQFFTVHGSGREGR; from the coding sequence ATGCTCAGTGAAGAAAAGAACCGTACCTTGACCCAAGTGGGGCCCGGTACGCCCATGGGCGATTACCTGCGCCGTTATTGGCAGCCGATTGCCGGTGAAAGCGAGTTCGACGACAAGCCGATCAAGACCCTGACCCTGATGGGCGAGGACCTGGTGCTGTACAAGGATTTGAACGGCGACTTCGGCCTGGTTGACCGCCGCTGCCCGCATCGCAATGCCGACATGTCATACGGTTACGTGGAACAGACCGGGCTGCGCTGCAGCTACCACGGCTGGCAATTCGACCAGGGCGGCGGCTGCCTGCATCAGCCTTATGAAGACACCTGCGACCCCACCGGGCGCATGCGCAACAAGACCAAAATCAAGGCCTACCCGGTGGTCGCCAAGGCCGGCTTGCTCTGGGCTTACCTGGGCCCGGCCCCGGCACCGCAACTGCCAGACTGGGAGCTGTTCAACTATAAGAATGGCTTTGCCCAGGTGGTGTGCGCAGAGATCCCGTGCAATTGGTTCCAGTGCCAGGAGAATTCCATCGACCCGGTGCATTTCGAATGGACCCATAACAACTGGACCTTGCGCCAGCAAAGCGATGAGGTGGACTACGTGCCCACGCACCTGCAACTGGCCTTCGAGGAGTTCGAGCATGGTTTCGTCTACCGGCGTTTGCGCGAGGGTGAAGCCTGCGACGACGTGATGTGGAATGTCGGGCGCGTGACGTTGTGGCCCAACGGCTTTTACCTCGGCCACCATTTCGAATGGCGGGTGCCCATCGATGACCATCGCACCTTGAGCATTTTGTGGGTGTTCAGCCGCGTGCCCAGCGAGCAGGAGCCCTACGTGCAAGCGAAAATCCCCACCTGGTACGGCCCCATCAAAGACCCTGTGACCGGCCGCTGGATCACCAGCCACGTGGCCAACCAGGACTTCGTGGTGTGGGTGGGGCAAGGCACCGTCACCGACCGCACCCGCGAGCACCTGGGCCAAAGCGACCGCGGCATCGTGATGATGCGGCGGCGGTTTTTCGAAGAGCTCGACGCCCTGCGCGAGGACCCCGGGCACATCCCCAAGGGCCTGATCCTGGACCCTGCGCACAACCAGAACGTGTTCTTGCCGTCGGCCTGTCGCGACGAACTGATCCAGGGCCTGCCCCGTGAGCAGCTGGCCGCGCACCCGCTGCTGGGCCCTTACCTCAAGGACTTTTTCGGCCAGGCCGGCCAGCCTCCCGAGGTGCGCGTTGCGTACGAGCAAGCGGTGGGGCAGAAGATGAATGGCGCGCAGTTTTTCACGGTGCACGGCAGTGGTCGAGAAGGCCGTTGA
- a CDS encoding TetR/AcrR family transcriptional regulator, with amino-acid sequence MDISSEKKKRGRPAHKAAIGREGLIEATLALLRTCTPTDLTLLDIARQVNVDPALIRYYFGGKDGLLRAATLHLLDVTQLGSQSPSDGQDIERMLYRRIRLIIDIGRQNPHFVQLVLREIYQGKDPQTGEVLDTIAQRGVDLSEAILHARPPRPGLPQIDPRMLHVVLVGACTFFATAQPLFGVLFADSNDEALAEQYSRFLTDLLLRGVGVVGAPASVV; translated from the coding sequence ATGGACATTTCATCGGAAAAGAAAAAGCGCGGCCGCCCCGCCCACAAGGCCGCCATCGGCAGGGAAGGCCTGATCGAGGCCACCTTGGCGCTGCTGCGCACCTGCACGCCCACCGACCTGACGCTGCTGGACATCGCCCGGCAAGTGAACGTCGACCCGGCATTGATCCGCTATTACTTCGGCGGCAAGGACGGCTTGTTGCGCGCGGCCACCCTGCATTTGCTGGACGTGACCCAGTTGGGCAGCCAATCGCCCAGCGATGGGCAGGACATCGAGCGCATGCTGTACCGGCGCATCCGTTTGATCATCGATATCGGCCGGCAAAACCCGCACTTCGTGCAACTGGTCTTGCGCGAAATCTACCAAGGCAAAGACCCGCAAACCGGCGAGGTTTTGGACACCATTGCCCAACGCGGCGTGGACCTCAGCGAGGCGATCCTGCACGCCAGGCCGCCAAGGCCGGGCCTGCCGCAAATCGACCCGCGCATGCTGCACGTGGTTTTGGTGGGCGCCTGCACGTTTTTTGCCACCGCCCAACCGCTGTTTGGCGTGCTGTTTGCCGACAGCAACGACGAGGCGCTGGCCGAGCAATATTCGCGGTTTTTGACCGACCTGCTGTTGCGTGGGGTGGGGGTCGTCGGGGCGCCCGCTTCGGTGGTCTGA
- a CDS encoding metal/formaldehyde-sensitive transcriptional repressor: MGHIATNKDSLIKRVKRIAGQIQAVERALEADDDCAKTLHLVAATRGAINGLMEEIIADHAREHVANPALSDQARSQGVEELLEAIRRYSK, encoded by the coding sequence ATGGGCCACATCGCAACCAACAAAGACAGCCTGATCAAGCGCGTCAAGCGCATCGCCGGGCAGATCCAGGCCGTGGAAAGGGCCTTGGAAGCAGACGACGACTGCGCCAAGACCTTGCACCTGGTCGCTGCCACGCGCGGCGCCATCAACGGCTTGATGGAAGAGATCATCGCCGACCACGCCAGGGAACACGTGGCCAACCCCGCGCTCAGCGATCAAGCGCGCAGCCAAGGCGTTGAAGAGCTTCTGGAAGCGATCCGGCGTTACTCCAAATGA
- the dmeF gene encoding CDF family Co(II)/Ni(II) efflux transporter DmeF: protein MTTGHTHDHVFLGSQHDENAKRTLWVVMLTVVMMVGEIAAGYLTGSMALLADGFHMATHAGALGIAAAAYAYARRNANNARYSFGTGKVGDLGGFASALILGLVSLGIAVESVMRLLQPAEVQFGTATLIAVVGLLVNIVSALLLGHGHSHDHDHAHDHDHEHHHAGHDNNLRSAYVHVIADALTSVLAIAALLAGRYLGWVWLDPAVGIAGAVVIARWSWTLMKSSASVLLDQTDAQMAADIRTRVEQPGDATVTDLHVWRVGPQAHAAIVSVLAHPPLDADSVRERLKPVHAISHLTVELRRA from the coding sequence ATGACCACCGGCCACACCCACGACCACGTATTCCTCGGCTCACAGCACGATGAGAACGCCAAGCGCACCCTGTGGGTGGTGATGTTGACCGTGGTGATGATGGTCGGGGAAATCGCCGCTGGCTACTTGACCGGCTCCATGGCGCTGCTCGCCGACGGTTTTCACATGGCCACCCACGCCGGTGCATTGGGCATCGCTGCGGCGGCCTATGCCTATGCCCGACGCAACGCTAACAACGCGCGCTACAGTTTTGGCACCGGCAAGGTGGGTGACCTGGGCGGCTTTGCCTCGGCGCTCATCCTGGGCCTGGTGTCGCTGGGCATTGCCGTGGAGTCGGTGATGCGCCTGCTGCAGCCAGCCGAGGTGCAATTCGGCACGGCCACGCTGATTGCCGTCGTCGGCCTGCTGGTGAACATCGTCAGCGCGTTGCTGCTCGGCCATGGCCATTCGCACGACCACGATCATGCACACGATCACGATCACGAACACCATCACGCTGGCCACGACAACAACCTGAGGTCGGCGTACGTTCACGTCATCGCCGATGCCTTGACCTCGGTGCTGGCCATCGCCGCCCTGCTCGCCGGGCGTTACCTGGGTTGGGTGTGGCTGGACCCGGCCGTGGGCATCGCCGGCGCCGTGGTGATTGCCCGGTGGTCGTGGACCCTGATGAAGTCCAGTGCCAGCGTGTTGCTGGACCAGACCGACGCGCAAATGGCCGCGGATATTCGCACCCGGGTTGAACAACCGGGCGATGCGACCGTCACCGACCTGCACGTCTGGCGCGTGGGGCCGCAAGCGCATGCCGCCATCGTCAGCGTGCTGGCCCACCCGCCACTGGATGCGGACAGCGTTCGCGAACGGCTCAAACCCGTCCATGCCATCAGCCACCTCACCGTGGAGTTGCGCCGTGCCTGA
- a CDS encoding DUF1289 domain-containing protein has product MAKDIENPCVSTCQLSGDLCVSCGRSKDDIRKWKRMKRPEKMAAVQRATLRLKALKKAK; this is encoded by the coding sequence GTGGCCAAGGATATCGAGAACCCGTGCGTTTCAACCTGCCAGTTGAGCGGTGACCTGTGCGTGAGTTGTGGGCGGAGCAAGGACGACATTCGCAAATGGAAGCGGATGAAGCGCCCGGAAAAAATGGCCGCGGTGCAGCGCGCCACCTTGCGCTTGAAAGCGCTGAAAAAGGCCAAGTGA
- a CDS encoding arylsulfatase, whose amino-acid sequence MNPTYLLQSLALSLLSVVALCGLAQGADKPAPNIVVIMGDDVGWSNIGVYNQGMMAGRTPNLDTLAAEGMRFTDYYAEASCTAGRANFITGELPIRTGMTTVGQAGSPIGIPNEAVTIATALKSMGYATGQFGKNHLGDLNQFLPTVHGFDEFFGYLYHLDAMEDPSHPNYPQELLNTVGPRNMVHSWATTTDDATDMPRWGKVGKQKIEDAGTLYPERMKTVDDEIRDKAFGFIDKAKHDNKPFFVWLNPTRMHIVTHLSDKYEALRNSENGWSEQEAGMAQLDDIVGEVMAKLKKEGMDDNTIVVFTTDNGAENFTWPDGGATPFAMGKGTVMEGGFRVPAIIRWPGTVPANTIANGIMSGMDWFPTFLTAAGNPDITAQLLKGKQLGDTTYKVHLDGYDQTPMITGKGPSNRHEIFYFGESALGAIRIDDFKYRFIDQPDGWLGAKVTLDMPVLTNLRLDPYERAGWPENMAASGSLSYFEWFKFQFWRFVFVQQQVVKLAETAVEYPPMQKGASFNLDAVKAKIEAARAAMSR is encoded by the coding sequence ATGAACCCTACCTATTTATTGCAATCGCTGGCGTTGTCCTTGTTATCCGTCGTGGCCCTGTGCGGCCTTGCACAGGGCGCTGATAAACCCGCACCTAATATTGTCGTGATCATGGGCGATGACGTCGGCTGGTCCAATATCGGCGTTTATAATCAGGGCATGATGGCCGGGCGCACGCCCAACCTGGATACCCTGGCCGCCGAGGGCATGCGCTTTACCGACTACTACGCCGAAGCCAGTTGCACCGCCGGGCGCGCCAACTTCATCACCGGCGAACTGCCAATCCGCACCGGCATGACCACGGTCGGCCAGGCCGGCTCGCCCATCGGCATCCCCAATGAAGCGGTCACCATTGCCACCGCGCTCAAGTCCATGGGCTACGCCACCGGCCAGTTCGGCAAGAACCACTTGGGCGACCTCAACCAGTTCTTGCCCACGGTGCACGGCTTCGATGAGTTCTTTGGTTATCTCTACCACCTGGACGCCATGGAAGACCCGTCGCACCCTAATTATCCGCAGGAATTATTGAATACGGTCGGCCCACGCAACATGGTACACAGTTGGGCGACCACCACCGATGACGCCACCGATATGCCGCGTTGGGGCAAAGTAGGCAAACAGAAAATAGAAGACGCCGGCACGCTGTACCCCGAGCGCATGAAAACCGTGGACGATGAAATTCGCGATAAGGCCTTTGGTTTTATCGACAAAGCGAAACACGACAACAAACCGTTCTTTGTCTGGTTAAACCCGACCCGCATGCATATCGTGACCCACCTGTCCGATAAATATGAAGCACTGCGCAATTCGGAAAATGGCTGGTCGGAACAGGAAGCCGGCATGGCGCAACTTGACGATATTGTCGGCGAGGTCATGGCCAAGTTGAAAAAAGAGGGCATGGATGACAATACCATCGTGGTATTCACTACCGACAACGGCGCGGAAAACTTCACCTGGCCCGACGGTGGCGCCACCCCGTTTGCCATGGGCAAAGGCACCGTGATGGAAGGCGGCTTCCGTGTACCGGCTATTATCCGCTGGCCGGGCACTGTACCCGCCAATACCATTGCCAACGGCATCATGTCGGGCATGGATTGGTTCCCCACCTTCCTGACCGCCGCCGGCAACCCAGACATTACGGCTCAACTGCTCAAGGGCAAGCAACTGGGTGACACCACCTACAAGGTGCACCTGGACGGCTACGACCAAACGCCGATGATCACCGGCAAGGGCCCCTCCAACCGCCACGAGATCTTCTACTTCGGTGAAAGCGCCTTGGGGGCCATTCGTATCGACGACTTCAAGTATCGGTTCATCGACCAGCCCGATGGCTGGCTGGGTGCCAAAGTCACGTTGGACATGCCGGTGCTGACCAACCTGCGGCTCGATCCTTACGAACGTGCCGGCTGGCCGGAGAACATGGCGGCCAGTGGTTCGCTGTCTTACTTTGAGTGGTTCAAGTTTCAGTTCTGGCGCTTTGTGTTTGTTCAACAGCAAGTGGTCAAGCTAGCGGAAACCGCCGTCGAGTACCCGCCGATGCAAAAAGGCGCGAGCTTCAACCTGGATGCGGTCAAGGCCAAGATCGAAGCGGCCCGCGCGGCCATGAGCCGTTGA
- a CDS encoding isochorismatase family protein yields the protein MRQVLLIVDVQATFNPPEWLVDGVRAFSARIPTIASVELHDERVTPFERQLGWHPAAEDESLVEADQVFIKHGYGQTAEALAYIKQLGVERVLVCGMQTETCVLAAGFALFDAGLAPTLVTDLTVGSSLDRSGQLGIDLWKHHFRQVTTRAQVLAELAA from the coding sequence ATGCGCCAGGTTTTATTGATCGTCGATGTCCAAGCCACCTTCAACCCGCCCGAGTGGCTGGTGGATGGGGTGCGGGCGTTTTCGGCGAGGATTCCGACCATCGCTTCGGTCGAACTCCACGATGAACGGGTTACCCCGTTTGAGCGGCAACTCGGTTGGCACCCCGCGGCCGAGGACGAAAGCCTGGTGGAGGCCGACCAGGTATTCATCAAGCACGGCTACGGGCAAACCGCCGAAGCCCTCGCGTACATCAAGCAGTTGGGTGTCGAGCGTGTGCTGGTGTGCGGCATGCAGACCGAAACCTGCGTGCTGGCCGCAGGTTTCGCGCTGTTCGATGCCGGGCTTGCGCCGACGCTGGTCACCGACCTTACGGTGGGCTCGTCCCTGGACCGCTCGGGGCAGTTGGGGATCGACCTGTGGAAGCACCATTTTCGTCAGGTCACGACCCGTGCCCAAGTGCTGGCCGAATTGGCGGCCTGA
- a CDS encoding efflux RND transporter permease subunit codes for MSRHEKISLSQPAKATFLERLIFSNRPWVILICLLVSCFLFYQATLIRPSTSFEKMIPLKHPFIEKMMEHRNDLANLGNTVRISVEAVNGDIFNKDYMETLRQIHDEAFYIPGVDRSGMKSLWSPSVRWTEVTEDGFAGGEVIPQSYDGSPDSLELLRNNILKSGQVGRLVSNDFKSSIIEFPLLETYPNPDDQGKLEHLDYQKFSHSLEEKIRSKFEAQNPNIKVHIVGFAKKVGDLIDGLIMVVMFFGVAFVITLVLLYWFTHCIRSTVAVLSTTLVAVVWQLGLMHFFGFGLDPYSMLVPFLIFAIGISHGVQKINGIALQSSDADNALTAARRTFRQLFLPGMIAILADAVGFITLLIIDIGVIRELAIGASIGVAVIVFTNLILLPVAISYVGISKRAIERSKKDAVREHPFWRALSNFASPKVAPVSVVLALLALGGGLWYGHNLKIGDLDQGAPELRPDSRYNLDNQFIINNYATSSDVLVVMVKTKAEGCSAYDTMAPIDELMWKMNNTQGVQSAISLVTFSKQMIKGMNEGNLKWETLSRNPDVLNSSIARADGLYNGDCSLAPVLIFLNDHKAETLDRAVTAVKDFAKTHDHEGLEFQLAAGNAGIEAATNEVIKTSELTILVLVYICVAVMCMITFRSFAATLCIVLPLVLTSVLGNALMAFMGIGVKVATLPVVALGVGIGVDYGIYIYSRLESFLRAGLPLQEAYYQTLKSTGKAVLFTGLCLAIGVCTWIFSAIKFQADMGLMLTFMLLWNMFGALWLLPALARFLIKPEKMAGKQSKSLFAH; via the coding sequence ATGAGCCGCCACGAAAAAATATCGCTCAGCCAACCGGCCAAGGCCACCTTCCTTGAACGCCTGATCTTCAGCAATCGCCCCTGGGTGATCCTGATCTGCCTGTTGGTCAGCTGTTTCCTGTTCTACCAGGCCACGCTGATCCGCCCCTCCACCAGCTTCGAGAAAATGATCCCGCTCAAGCACCCCTTCATCGAGAAGATGATGGAGCACCGCAACGACCTGGCCAACCTGGGCAACACCGTGCGTATTTCGGTGGAAGCGGTGAACGGCGACATCTTCAACAAGGACTACATGGAGACCTTGCGCCAGATCCACGACGAGGCGTTCTACATCCCCGGCGTTGACCGCTCGGGCATGAAGTCGCTGTGGAGCCCCAGCGTGCGCTGGACCGAGGTGACCGAGGACGGTTTCGCCGGTGGCGAGGTCATCCCGCAAAGCTACGACGGTTCGCCCGACAGCCTGGAGCTGTTGCGCAACAACATCCTCAAGTCCGGCCAGGTGGGGCGGCTGGTGTCCAACGACTTCAAGTCGAGCATCATCGAGTTCCCGCTGCTGGAGACCTACCCCAACCCCGATGACCAGGGCAAACTGGAACACCTGGACTACCAGAAGTTTTCCCACAGCCTGGAAGAAAAGATCCGCAGCAAGTTCGAGGCGCAAAACCCCAACATCAAGGTGCACATCGTCGGTTTCGCCAAGAAGGTCGGTGACCTGATCGACGGTTTGATCATGGTGGTGATGTTCTTCGGCGTCGCCTTCGTGATCACCCTGGTGCTGCTGTACTGGTTCACTCACTGCATCCGCAGCACCGTCGCGGTGTTGAGCACCACCCTGGTGGCGGTGGTCTGGCAGCTGGGGCTGATGCACTTTTTCGGCTTTGGGCTGGACCCGTATTCGATGCTGGTGCCGTTTTTGATCTTCGCCATCGGCATCTCCCACGGCGTGCAGAAAATCAACGGCATCGCCTTGCAGTCCAGCGATGCCGACAACGCCCTGACCGCCGCGCGGCGTACTTTCCGGCAGCTGTTTTTGCCGGGCATGATCGCCATCCTGGCCGATGCCGTGGGCTTTATCACCCTGCTGATCATCGACATCGGCGTGATCCGCGAGCTGGCGATCGGCGCCTCCATCGGCGTGGCGGTGATCGTGTTCACCAACCTGATCTTGCTGCCGGTGGCGATCTCCTACGTGGGCATCAGCAAGCGCGCCATCGAGCGCAGCAAAAAGGACGCGGTGCGCGAGCATCCGTTCTGGCGTGCGCTGTCCAACTTCGCCAGCCCCAAGGTGGCGCCGGTGTCGGTGGTGTTGGCGCTGCTGGCCCTGGGCGGTGGCCTGTGGTACGGCCACAACCTGAAGATCGGCGACCTGGACCAAGGCGCGCCGGAGCTGCGCCCCGACTCGCGCTACAACCTGGACAACCAGTTCATCATCAATAACTACGCCACCAGCTCCGACGTGTTGGTGGTCATGGTGAAAACCAAGGCCGAGGGCTGCTCGGCCTACGACACCATGGCGCCGATCGACGAACTGATGTGGAAGATGAACAACACCCAGGGCGTGCAGTCGGCGATCTCCCTGGTGACCTTCTCCAAACAGATGATCAAGGGCATGAACGAGGGCAACCTGAAATGGGAAACCCTGTCGCGCAACCCCGACGTGCTCAACAGCTCCATCGCCCGCGCCGACGGCCTGTACAACGGTGACTGCTCGCTGGCACCGGTGCTGATCTTCCTCAACGACCACAAGGCCGAAACCCTGGACCGCGCCGTGACGGCGGTCAAGGACTTCGCCAAGACCCACGACCACGAAGGCCTGGAGTTCCAACTGGCGGCGGGCAACGCCGGCATCGAGGCGGCTACCAACGAGGTGATCAAGACCAGCGAACTGACCATCCTGGTCCTGGTGTACATCTGCGTGGCGGTGATGTGCATGATCACCTTCCGCTCGTTCGCCGCCACCTTGTGCATCGTGCTGCCGCTGGTGCTGACCTCGGTGCTGGGCAACGCGCTGATGGCCTTCATGGGCATCGGCGTCAAGGTCGCGACCTTGCCGGTGGTGGCCCTGGGCGTGGGTATCGGCGTGGACTACGGCATCTACATCTACAGCCGCCTGGAAAGCTTTTTGCGGGCCGGGCTACCGCTGCAAGAGGCTTACTACCAGACCCTGAAATCCACCGGCAAGGCGGTGCTGTTCACCGGCCTGTGCCTGGCGATCGGGGTGTGCACCTGGATCTTCTCGGCCATCAAGTTCCAGGCCGACATGGGCCTGATGCTGACCTTCATGCTGCTGTGGAACATGTTCGGTGCGCTGTGGCTGCTACCGGCGCTGGCGCGGTTCCTGATCAAGCCGGAGAAAATGGCCGGCAAACAGAGCAAGTCGCTGTTCGCCCATTGA
- a CDS encoding WD40/YVTN/BNR-like repeat-containing protein, producing MLSNALPLLGVLAVLGMPPAVQADQAVPTVARATASLMIDAVNTGARLVVVGDHGRILYSDDQGHAWRQAQVPSQQLLTAVYFADALHGWAVGHDAQVLATVDGGLTWTLQYQDPQRQSPLLGVWFKDARQGLAVGAYGLLLATADGGQHWQDVSARVDNPDQLHFNAITALGDAQVFIVGEQGSLFRSVDQGEHWQRLSVPYNGSLFGVVATGQPHTLLAYGLRGHLLRSSDSGDSWQTLTLAGERGPLEFGLAKATLLDNGALVIVGNGGTVLRSDDHGLTFNRVSRADRQALAGVASVGSDRLILAGQGGVRLACGNGSEVTQP from the coding sequence ATGTTATCCAACGCTTTACCTCTGCTCGGCGTGTTGGCCGTGCTGGGCATGCCACCGGCCGTGCAGGCCGACCAGGCGGTGCCGACGGTGGCCCGGGCCACCGCCAGCCTGATGATCGATGCGGTGAACACCGGTGCGCGCCTGGTGGTGGTCGGCGATCACGGGCGCATCCTGTATTCCGACGACCAGGGCCATGCGTGGCGCCAGGCGCAGGTGCCCAGCCAGCAATTGCTGACGGCGGTGTACTTTGCCGATGCGTTGCATGGCTGGGCCGTAGGCCACGACGCGCAGGTGCTGGCCACGGTGGATGGGGGCCTGACCTGGACCTTGCAGTACCAAGACCCCCAACGCCAATCGCCCTTGTTGGGCGTGTGGTTCAAGGATGCACGGCAGGGCCTGGCGGTGGGGGCCTATGGCCTGCTGCTGGCCACGGCTGACGGCGGCCAGCACTGGCAGGATGTGAGTGCACGGGTCGACAACCCGGACCAGTTGCATTTCAACGCCATCACCGCCCTCGGCGATGCCCAAGTGTTTATCGTCGGCGAGCAGGGCAGCCTGTTTCGCTCCGTTGACCAGGGCGAGCACTGGCAACGCCTGTCTGTGCCTTACAACGGCAGCCTGTTTGGCGTGGTCGCCACCGGCCAGCCGCACACCCTGTTGGCCTATGGTTTGCGTGGGCACCTGCTGCGCTCCAGCGACAGTGGCGACAGCTGGCAAACCCTGACGCTTGCCGGTGAGCGCGGGCCGCTGGAGTTTGGCCTGGCCAAGGCCACCTTGCTCGACAACGGCGCGCTGGTAATCGTGGGCAACGGCGGCACGGTGCTGCGCAGCGATGACCATGGGCTGACCTTCAACCGCGTCAGCCGCGCAGACCGCCAAGCCTTGGCAGGCGTGGCGTCGGTGGGTAGCGATCGGTTGATCCTGGCGGGGCAGGGCGGTGTGCGCCTGGCTTGCGGCAATGGCAGCGAGGTGACCCAGCCATGA